The Methanosphaera stadtmanae DSM 3091 genome includes a window with the following:
- a CDS encoding beta strand repeat-containing protein yields the protein MKNKILLSSILLIVLILGLSTITATDTTTTTSIEKQTIDTTTSQTIDNKEKVIVNDNKEVKSNIKDTKTEITPKKEIKTKEITTQNQKNKEEIKTLKKESEINYYVSNDKGSDTNDGSIDKPYKTINQAITQTTKDNIYNIHISTGTYTGVGNTNLTVNGDYKINFIGDGINKTIIDGEVNYTIGGASVWGDDSYFNSYIITKGNWGMNITKGTGIITIKNMNIQHMLSNGTGGGSSISLYPTATVDNYGNLEVDNVYFFENLAGVGAGIRSNNGSTLLVNNSIFEGNRKGSSTGNYGAGIYNNGTAIVLNSQFIGNIARWGTITNDKIIDIINCTIKDGKAYNAASTFKFGSGIASNTGGSDYFNPYGISGLVTNVINSTFINNQQTDIYQSEGNLYVDNCIFNKSTGIYVTGKDNATLKNEIYNSSFNDMQPSSLFGSLSVTTGTTFAIYSTVNRNTTIKGNIINFTTNGYGMYLKGNTTVTNNTITKYIAITGDNNNITNNIIKTNDIYSITLNRNSKNNTIINNTIYSQVFTGDKAISSNNNNNIIKDNIPETGIYINLTNNNYNTYFDDKGIIRTDVVENGSIITITGNITNKDLTFSNIKAFLSSKKNIYIQNGSISIINNASLIINNTNIINNNKVGLLIDSDNNLITYNNIMIDSNKPIEAIIIKKDNNNLEKNVINITSTTNNTGISIESSYNYLLSNKINTTTISKITDTTIIGLNLKSNTNNNILSGNRILMMSNINAIGEKLIKSDNNIINDNIYVYASENAKGVELINSQNNQINNYINIISNNTGYGTIITGEKALNKNNTISNNIDITADTIIGTLLENTTNTNISSRSTSMNYVTRGNTVRTILTKNTNNTEIFYLSIHITKEISDKMPDLIGIEQINSENTNITAIGMQKYISSGSYVNYNSTFLKLVNTTNTYLGSRNNVSSANINIVNIAIILENSDNNIIDNITINTNTDYTINLTNSNNNTIINNYLNGNNFYGGDSAVIQTNSQNNIIQNNTPNVIILTNDNYNQYFINQTWIINKTVELILGSDIYNKNMTFNNAITLKNPRKYTIYNGTITINSTETSNLNILKLNITDDRKTVINVMAGTLNINNANITQINNENQAQTIYVNTNSKVNIMNINITLNAPEINSEDNTKVSTAAYSEGSLTIYRGNITVNTTKTVQNGKIIAMINIGSIYLSNITMNSENNAIAFIKNIFNDTAVSNIGSNNFNLYSKNQTIGIISENHTSLRDNNITLNSPYTTGIIQTKGYLTLENNKIITNGTNNTPLYLKNYISSFIETRINENIFISNNNTQNIIENRSVINITNNIIKVENQSKTHLIIIENSNNIRIIGNYLETSDLKGNNAVKVINSTNITMSFNRPGVLITNENYNQYFTNQTLNSDITIIEFGSDLINKSMIFNHPVIIENPNNYTVYNGTIIFTKNATNSNMTGINIHNTDDRQTSLEIYSNSINIIKNTLYQENTNNPAKTIIVNNTGSVGFSRNNITTIGKNVTIITLNNLKIITSVSNIINGKGSNITAIEVTNSKTAAIIRITTNNITLESENPITAVRFINSKGVRLTNNIVIVKTKNYDTPIIEIINPTINVITNNYIESEDVCGNDAVKKIGTGTASINNNKPTNGNYRTQMNITTLPSELKVGKTYPITINVTSMLDKPVNGTVILNIGDKETNLTLTDGIATYNYTPTKDGETTIKITYNDPTGKYENNTITQSITVNKINAILKVDSVKGIPNTRINIPITLTDEFENPINGTVTVIDQYNNTFAIINVIDGKGTFTKIFRGNFNQNLTFIYDGTETYNTINTTINVDIHKLSTTVIIDPINAQIGDKINLKATVTDEDGNPVTEGRLVFKVNGKTIKDANGNIIYATIKDGVAMIENYTVPANWFKIKSVLNVVYGGTSTYEQTRTNNTIPMNITKKTATMTMTTNTTTAKPGERIKITVKITEKDANVNEGRVLFKVNGKTMRDNEGYIIYHEVKDGLVTITYTIPENARAQDYTFTCVYGNKLYNRNDVNSTITVVKN from the coding sequence AATAGATAATAAAGAAAAAGTAATAGTCAATGATAATAAAGAAGTAAAATCCAATATAAAAGATACTAAAACAGAGATTACTCCAAAAAAAGAAATAAAAACAAAAGAAATTACAACACAAAACCAAAAAAATAAAGAAGAAATAAAAACACTTAAAAAAGAATCAGAAATAAACTACTACGTATCCAATGACAAAGGATCAGATACAAACGATGGATCAATTGACAAACCATATAAAACAATCAATCAAGCAATAACACAAACCACTAAAGATAACATATACAACATACACATATCCACAGGTACATATACTGGTGTTGGAAACACCAACCTTACAGTAAATGGGGATTATAAAATAAACTTCATAGGAGATGGAATTAATAAGACAATCATTGATGGAGAAGTAAATTATACTATTGGTGGTGCTAGTGTATGGGGTGATGATTCTTATTTTAATTCATATATAATTACTAAAGGTAATTGGGGTATGAATATTACTAAAGGTACTGGTATTATTACTATTAAAAATATGAATATTCAACATATGTTAAGTAATGGTACGGGGGGTGGAAGTAGTATAAGTTTATATCCTACTGCTACTGTTGATAATTATGGTAATCTTGAAGTAGATAATGTGTATTTCTTTGAAAATCTCGCAGGAGTAGGAGCAGGTATCAGAAGTAATAATGGTTCAACACTACTTGTAAATAATTCAATATTTGAAGGAAACAGAAAAGGATCTTCTACTGGTAATTATGGAGCAGGTATTTATAATAATGGTACTGCAATTGTATTAAACAGTCAATTTATTGGTAATATTGCTCGTTGGGGTACTATAACCAATGATAAAATTATTGATATTATTAATTGTACAATTAAAGATGGAAAAGCTTATAATGCTGCTAGTACTTTTAAATTTGGTAGTGGTATTGCATCAAATACTGGTGGATCTGACTATTTTAATCCCTATGGTATTAGTGGACTTGTAACTAATGTTATTAATTCTACATTTATAAATAACCAACAAACTGATATTTATCAAAGTGAAGGTAATTTATATGTAGATAATTGTATTTTCAATAAAAGTACTGGTATTTATGTAACTGGTAAAGATAATGCTACACTTAAAAATGAAATATATAATTCATCATTTAATGATATGCAACCATCAAGTTTATTTGGATCACTTAGTGTAACAACTGGTACAACTTTTGCTATATATTCAACTGTTAATCGTAACACTACAATAAAAGGTAATATTATAAACTTCACAACTAATGGTTATGGAATGTATCTTAAAGGAAATACTACTGTAACTAATAATACCATAACTAAATATATTGCTATAACAGGTGATAATAATAATATCACTAACAATATTATAAAAACTAACGATATTTATTCTATCACATTAAATAGAAATTCTAAAAATAATACTATAATTAATAACACAATATACTCTCAGGTATTTACTGGTGATAAAGCTATATCATCCAATAATAATAACAATATTATTAAGGATAATATTCCAGAAACTGGTATTTATATTAATTTAACTAATAATAATTATAATACTTATTTTGATGATAAGGGCATAATTAGAACAGATGTTGTTGAAAATGGAAGTATTATTACTATTACAGGTAATATTACAAATAAAGATTTAACTTTTTCTAATATAAAAGCATTTCTTTCATCTAAGAAAAACATTTACATACAAAATGGTTCAATTAGTATAATTAATAATGCTTCTTTGATTATTAACAATACAAACATCATAAATAATAATAAAGTAGGTTTACTTATTGATAGTGATAATAACCTTATAACATACAATAACATAATGATAGATTCTAATAAACCTATTGAAGCTATTATAATAAAAAAAGATAATAATAACTTAGAAAAAAATGTTATTAATATTACAAGTACAACAAATAATACAGGTATTTCAATTGAATCATCTTATAACTATTTATTATCCAACAAAATCAATACAACAACTATTTCTAAAATAACAGATACTACAATAATTGGATTAAACTTAAAATCCAATACAAATAATAACATACTATCTGGTAATCGAATACTTATGATGAGTAATATTAATGCTATTGGTGAAAAATTAATAAAATCAGACAATAATATAATTAATGATAATATATATGTATATGCATCAGAAAATGCAAAAGGAGTAGAATTAATAAACTCACAAAACAATCAAATAAATAATTATATTAACATAATAAGTAATAATACAGGATATGGAACTATAATAACTGGAGAAAAAGCATTAAATAAAAATAATACTATTTCAAATAACATAGACATAACAGCAGATACTATTATAGGTACATTATTAGAAAATACAACAAATACTAATATATCTTCAAGATCAACTTCAATGAATTATGTTACAAGAGGTAATACTGTAAGAACAATATTAACAAAAAATACAAATAATACAGAGATATTTTATTTAAGCATTCATATTACAAAAGAAATAAGTGATAAAATGCCTGATTTAATAGGAATAGAACAAATTAACTCAGAAAATACTAATATAACTGCTATTGGGATGCAGAAGTATATTTCGTCAGGAAGCTATGTAAATTACAACAGTACCTTTTTAAAACTAGTAAATACTACAAATACATATCTTGGTTCAAGAAATAACGTTTCAAGTGCTAACATAAATATAGTTAATATTGCAATTATACTAGAAAATTCAGATAATAATATTATAGATAATATAACCATAAACACCAATACAGATTATACTATAAACTTAACAAACTCAAACAATAATACTATAATAAACAATTACCTCAATGGTAATAACTTCTATGGTGGAGATAGTGCAGTTATACAAACAAATAGTCAAAATAATATCATACAAAACAACACACCTAATGTAATAATTTTAACAAATGATAATTATAACCAATACTTTATAAATCAAACATGGATAATAAATAAAACAGTAGAATTAATACTTGGATCAGACATTTACAATAAAAATATGACATTTAACAATGCAATTACATTAAAAAATCCAAGAAAATACACAATATACAATGGAACAATAACCATAAACAGTACAGAAACAAGTAATTTAAATATTCTAAAACTCAACATAACAGATGATAGAAAAACAGTTATAAATGTTATGGCAGGAACTCTAAATATTAATAATGCAAATATAACACAAATTAATAATGAAAATCAGGCACAGACAATATATGTGAATACAAATTCAAAAGTAAATATAATGAATATAAATATAACATTAAATGCACCAGAAATAAATTCAGAAGATAACACCAAAGTATCAACAGCAGCATACTCAGAAGGATCCTTAACAATATATAGGGGAAATATTACAGTAAATACAACAAAAACTGTACAAAATGGAAAAATAATTGCAATGATAAATATTGGATCTATATATTTGTCTAATATCACAATGAATTCTGAAAACAATGCGATAGCATTTATAAAAAATATTTTTAACGATACTGCTGTAAGTAATATAGGATCAAATAATTTTAATTTATACAGTAAAAACCAAACAATAGGAATAATCAGTGAAAATCATACATCTTTACGTGATAATAATATAACTCTTAATTCTCCATATACAACAGGAATAATACAAACTAAGGGATATTTAACATTAGAGAATAATAAAATAATTACAAATGGTACAAACAATACTCCATTATATTTAAAAAACTATATTTCATCATTCATAGAAACAAGAATAAATGAAAATATATTTATAAGTAATAATAACACTCAAAATATAATTGAAAACAGATCTGTGATAAATATCACAAATAATATTATAAAAGTAGAAAATCAAAGTAAAACTCATTTAATAATAATTGAAAACTCAAATAATATAAGAATTATAGGAAATTATCTAGAGACAAGTGATTTAAAAGGAAATAATGCAGTTAAAGTAATAAATTCAACAAATATTACAATGTCATTTAACAGGCCAGGAGTTCTAATAACAAATGAAAATTATAATCAGTACTTTACAAATCAAACACTAAATTCAGATATAACTATAATAGAATTTGGTTCTGATTTAATTAACAAAAGCATGATTTTCAATCACCCTGTAATAATAGAGAATCCAAATAATTACACAGTATACAATGGAACTATTATTTTTACAAAAAATGCAACAAACAGTAATATGACTGGAATAAACATACATAACACAGATGATAGACAAACAAGCCTTGAAATATACTCAAATTCAATAAATATAATAAAAAATACATTATATCAAGAAAATACTAATAATCCAGCAAAAACAATAATTGTTAATAATACAGGAAGTGTAGGATTTAGTAGGAATAATATTACAACAATAGGTAAAAATGTAACAATAATAACCTTAAACAACCTAAAAATAATAACTTCAGTAAGTAATATCATTAATGGAAAAGGATCCAATATCACAGCAATAGAAGTAACAAACAGTAAAACTGCAGCTATAATACGAATAACTACAAATAATATTACATTAGAAAGTGAAAATCCAATAACAGCAGTACGATTCATAAATTCCAAAGGAGTAAGACTTACAAATAATATAGTCATTGTTAAAACCAAAAACTATGATACACCAATAATAGAAATAATCAATCCTACAATTAATGTCATAACTAATAATTACATTGAAAGTGAAGATGTATGTGGTAACGATGCAGTAAAAAAAATTGGAACAGGAACAGCTAGTATAAACAATAATAAACCAACAAATGGAAACTATAGAACACAAATGAACATAACAACACTACCTTCAGAATTAAAAGTAGGTAAAACATATCCAATTACAATAAATGTAACAAGTATGCTAGACAAACCAGTAAATGGAACTGTTATACTAAATATTGGAGATAAAGAAACTAATTTAACATTAACAGATGGAATAGCCACATACAACTACACACCAACAAAAGATGGTGAAACCACAATAAAAATAACATACAATGACCCAACAGGTAAATATGAAAACAACACTATTACTCAATCTATAACAGTAAATAAAATAAATGCTATACTCAAAGTAGACTCAGTAAAAGGAATACCAAATACACGTATAAACATACCAATAACACTAACAGATGAATTTGAAAACCCAATAAATGGAACAGTAACAGTAATAGATCAATATAATAACACATTTGCAATAATCAATGTAATTGATGGAAAAGGAACATTTACTAAAATCTTCAGAGGAAACTTCAATCAAAACCTAACATTCATCTATGACGGAACAGAAACATATAACACCATAAACACAACAATAAACGTGGATATACATAAACTCAGCACTACTGTAATAATAGATCCAATAAATGCACAAATAGGGGATAAAATCAATCTAAAAGCAACAGTAACAGATGAAGATGGAAATCCTGTAACAGAAGGACGTTTAGTATTCAAAGTAAATGGTAAAACAATAAAAGATGCTAATGGAAACATCATATACGCAACAATAAAAGATGGAGTAGCAATGATAGAAAACTACACAGTACCAGCAAACTGGTTTAAAATAAAATCAGTACTAAATGTAGTTTATGGTGGAACTAGCACATATGAACAAACAAGAACAAACAACACAATACCAATGAATATAACCAAAAAAACAGCAACAATGACAATGACAACAAACACTACAACAGCAAAACCAGGAGAAAGAATAAAAATAACAGTGAAAATAACAGAAAAAGATGCTAATGTAAATGAAGGACGTGTCCTATTCAAGGTAAATGGTAAAACCATGAGAGATAATGAGGGATATATAATTTACCATGAAGTAAAAGATGGACTAGTAACAATAACATACACAATACCAGAAAATGCAAGAGCACAAGACTATACATTCACATGTGTATATGGAAACAAATTATACAATAGAAACGATGTAAACAGTACAATCACTGTAGTAAAAAACTAA